A region from the Pelobates fuscus isolate aPelFus1 chromosome 1, aPelFus1.pri, whole genome shotgun sequence genome encodes:
- the TRIM3 gene encoding tripartite motif-containing protein 3 has protein sequence MASPVVRQIDKQFLICSICLERYHVPKVLPCLHTFCERCLQSYIPPQSLTLSCPVCRQTSILPERGVSALQNNFFITNLMEVLQRSPESGHQEQSVLQSEGHPSGTPLSCPNHQGKTMEYYCGSCETAMCVECTEGEHREHCTVPLGDVLEQHKASLRSQLESIKSRIPQLTSAIDLVSEISRQLSERKSAAVNEICSTFEELERALQHRKSSLLQDLETICVSKQKVLQAQLTSLRQGLDNMDSSVRFTEQALGHGSETEVLLVRKQMSERLSELGSREFPLHPQQNPQLEFRVETDGLRRSLQNLGALLTTSAVAHASVATGEGLRQALVGHQTSVTVTTKDKDGELVRSGNASLQAQLTGPDGGAQEGEVTDNKNGTYEVLYTPRQEGEHFLSLRLYGQPLRGSPYKVRAVKPGDVPASPEDVKRRVKSPSGGHIRQKAVRRPSSMYSTNKKKENPIEDEMILRVGARGRDKGEFSNLQGISASGSNRIVVADSNNQCIQVFSNEGLFKLRFGVRGRSPGQLQRPTGVTVDMNGDIIVADYDNRWVSIFSPEGKFKNKVGVGRLMGPKGVAVDRNGHLIVVDNKSCCIFIFQSNGKLVGRFGGRGPGDKQQPGSLDGPHFVAVNNKNEIVVTDFHNHSVKVYSADGEFLFKFGSHGEGNGQFNAPTGVAVDSNGNIIVADWGNSRIQVFDSSGSFLSYINTMADPLYGPQGLALTSDGHVVVADSGNHCFKVYRYLQ, from the exons ATGGCGAGTCCTGTGGTGCGTCAGATTGATAAACAGTTCCTTATCTGCAGCATTTGCCTTGAGCGATACCATGTTCCTAAGGTGCTGCCGTGTCTGCACACCTTCTGTGAAAG GTGCTTACAGAGTTATATCCCACCGCAAAGCTTGACCCTCTCCTGTCCCGTCTGCCGCCAGACTTCAATTCTACCAGAACGAGGGGTTTCTGCTCTGCAAAATAACTTCTTTATCACAAACTTGATGGAGGTCTTACAGCGTAGCCCTGAAAGTGGACACCAGGAGCAAAGTGTCCTACAGAGTGAAGGCCACCCGTCTGGAACTCCCTTATCCTGCCCcaaccaccagggaaag ACTATGGAATATTACTGCGGATCATGTGAAACCGCAATGTGCGTCGAGTGTACGGAGGGGGAGCACAGGGAGCATTGCACTGTTCCCCTTGGGGATGTTCTAGAGCAACATAAAGCATCACTTCGAAGTCAGTTGGAGAGCATTAAATCAag AATCCCTCAGCTGACCTCTGCCATTGACCTTGTGAGTGAGATCAGCCGACAGTTAAGTGAGAGGAAGAGTGCGGCAGTCAATGAGATTTGCTCAACCTTCGAAGAGCTGGAGCGAGCTTTGCAGCATCGAAAGAGTTCCTTACTGCAAGATCTAGAGACCATCTGTGTCTCCAAGCAGAAG GTCTTGCAGGCTCAGCTAACATCACTACGACAGGGCCTGGATAACATGGATAGCAGTGTACGTTTCACAGAGCAAGCACTTGGCCATGGCTCAGAGACTGAGGTCTTATTGGTTAGGAAGCAGATGAGCGAGCGTCTTAGCGAGTTAGGCTCCCGAGAATTtccactgcatccacaacaaaaCCCACAACTAGAGTTCCGAGTGGAAACCGATGGACTTCGTCGATCCTTGCAGAATCTAGGTGCCCTCCTTACCACCAGTGCCGTGGCCCATGCTTCAGTAGCCACAGGGGAGGGTCTGCGCCAAGCTCTTGTTGGACACCAAACCTCTGTCACAGTCACTACTAAAGACAAGGATGGAGAACTGGTTAGAAGTGGCAATGCCAGCCTGCAGGCCCAGCTAACTGGCCCTGATGGAGGAGCACAAGAGGGAGAGGTGACTGATAATAAGAATGGCACATATGAGGTACTGTACACTCCGCGTCAAGAGGGAGAGCACTTTCTTTCTTTGCGCTTATATGGCCAACCTTTGCGAGGGAGCCCCTACAAAGTGCGGGCTGTAAAACCTGGGGATGTACCGGCTTCACCTGAGGATGTAAAACGGAGAGTTAAATCTCCAAGTGGTGGACATATACGGCAAAAGGCTGTGAGGCGGCCGTCTAGTATGTACAGCACAAACAAGAAGAAAGAAAACCCCATAGAGGATGAGATGATCCTGAGAGTGG GGGCTCGAGGTCGGGACAAAGGAGAATTTTCCAATTTACAGGGAATTTCAGCTTCTGGAAGCAATCGTATCGTGGTGGCTGATAGCAACAACCAGTGCATACAG GTATTCTCCAACGAGGGACTGTTTAAACTGCGTTTTGGGGTTCGTGGCAGGTCCCCTGGACAGTTGCAGCGCCCAACGGGAGTAACAGTGGATATGAATGGTGACATTATTGTGGCAGATTATGACAACCGTTGGGTCAGCATCTTCTCACCTGAGGGAAAGTTTAAG AACAAAGTGGGAGTTGGGCGTCTCATGGGCCCTAAAGGAGTGGCTGTGGACCGGAACGGGCATCTCATAGTGGTGGATAACAAGTCCTGCTGCATCTTCATCTTCCAGTCTAATGGCAAACTTGTGGGCAGGTTTGGAGGTCGTGGCCCTGGTGACAAGCAGCAGCCAGGAAGCCTGGACG GGCCACATTTTGTTGCAGTTAATAACAAAAATGAAATTGTAGTGACAGATTTTCACAACCACTCGGTCAAG GTTTACAGTGCGGACGGAGAGTTCCTCTTTAAATTTGGTTCCCATGGAGAAGGGAACGGACAGTTTAATGCCCCCACAGGAGTTGCGGTGGATTCCAATGGAAACATTATAGTGGCTGACTGGGGCAATAGCAGAATCCAG GTGTTTGACAGCTCTGGCTCCTTCTTGTCCTATATAAATACCATGGCAGACCCCCTGTATGGGCCCCAGGGTTTGGCACTCACCTCTGACGGGCATGTTGTGGTAGCGGATTCCGGGAATCACTGCTTCAAGGTTTACCGCTACCTCCAGTGA